From a region of the Methylomonas rapida genome:
- the phoB gene encoding phosphate regulon transcriptional regulator PhoB translates to MSNLNILVVEDEDAIREMLMMVLEQADFHVLAAVSAEEALKVLAENRVDLLLLDWMLPGISGVELAKRLKREPGYKDLPIILLTARGEEEDKIRGLEIGADDYVTKPFSPKELIARIKAVMRRSGKLGESGQLSIGDLMLDAEQHRLTIAGKSLDVSPTEFRLMQFFMSNPDKVFSRTHLLDQVWGRSVYIEERTVDVHIRRLRKLLAEFGREELIQTVRGFGYRFSLAE, encoded by the coding sequence ATGTCGAATTTGAATATCCTGGTTGTGGAAGATGAAGACGCTATCAGGGAAATGTTGATGATGGTGTTGGAGCAGGCGGATTTTCACGTACTTGCGGCCGTCAGCGCGGAAGAGGCCTTGAAGGTGTTGGCGGAAAATCGTGTGGATCTGCTGCTGTTGGATTGGATGTTGCCCGGTATCAGCGGCGTCGAACTGGCCAAGCGCTTGAAGCGAGAGCCGGGGTATAAGGATTTGCCCATTATTTTGCTGACGGCGCGAGGCGAGGAAGAGGACAAGATTCGCGGGCTGGAAATCGGTGCCGACGATTATGTGACCAAGCCGTTTTCACCCAAGGAATTGATTGCCCGTATCAAGGCCGTGATGCGGCGCAGCGGTAAACTCGGCGAGAGCGGACAATTGAGCATCGGCGATCTGATGCTGGATGCGGAACAACATCGTTTGACGATTGCCGGCAAGAGTCTCGATGTCAGCCCTACCGAATTCCGCTTGATGCAATTCTTCATGAGCAACCCCGATAAGGTGTTCAGCCGCACGCATTTGCTGGATCAGGTGTGGGGGCGTAGCGTGTATATCGAGGAGCGGACGGTCGATGTGCATATCAGGCGCTTGCGCAAATTGCTGGCTGAGTTTGGGCGAGAAGAACTGATCCAAACCGTGCGCGGTTTTGGCTATCGCTTCTCCTTGGCTGAATGA